Proteins from a genomic interval of Zingiber officinale cultivar Zhangliang chromosome 1B, Zo_v1.1, whole genome shotgun sequence:
- the LOC122042125 gene encoding aldehyde oxidase GLOX1-like, translated as MAKARHLVLRLAFLLFLLASSAAGQSLFGDLFWQKPDFETNYGGEWKLVTPNAGVSAMHLAITRNNKAIMFDSTIMNVPPLKLPAGRCRSAPAKNNPNALDCSVHAVEFDFETAKSRPLRVLTDTWCSSGGFDADGNLVQSGGFMDGARAVRLYKLCDTCDWEEHPKSFSVDRWYATQATLPDGGFITVGGRHQFSYEFIPKAGKTNPKAFRLQFLVDTTDNVENNLYPFVHLSTDGNLFIFANNRAILLDYKNDKVVRKFPVLAGGSRNYPASGMSALLPIASPAVGRNGPVPAEVIVCGGSTKDAFSKAEKGVFQPAEASCGRLVITDRNAKWKMEKMPIPRIMGDMLILPTADLLIINGAKKGCSAWWFAREPALEPVLYRLSAPKKRRFQVLEGSNTPRMYHSSSAVLPDTSILVSGSNPNDGYKYTKVMFRTEVSVEKFYPPYFDPLLVMHRPRIVEDSVRGISYGQPFDMEFSLFDMLVVETDIRVTLYAPPFTTHGFSMNQRMLVLNVERFFVNGIGRYRLVVAAPPSGVFAPPGYYLLFVVNRGVPSYGVWVQVN; from the exons ATGGCGAAGGCTCGCCACCTTGTCCTACGCCTcgccttcctcctcttcctcttagcCTCCTCCGCCGCCGGTCAGTCTCTGTTCGGCGACTTGTTCTGGCAGAAGCCGGACTTCGAGACTAACTACGGCGGCGAGTGGAAGCTGGTGACCCCCAACGCGGGAGTGTCGGCCATGCACCTCGCCATCACCCGCAACAACAAGGCCATCATGTTCGACTCCACCATCATGAATGTTCCCCCGCTCAAGCTCCCCGCCGGCCGTTGCCGCTCTGCCCCCGCCAAGAATAATCCCAACGCCCTCGACTGCAGCGTCCACGCCGTCGAATTCGATTTCGAAACCGCGAAGAGCCGTCCTCTCAGA GTGTTGACGGACACGTGGTGTTCGTCGGGGGGCTTCGACGCCGACGGCAATCTCGTCCAATCCGGTGGATTTATGGACGGAGCTCGCGCCGTGAGATTGTACAAGTTGTGCGATACCTGCGATTGGGAAGAGCACCCCAAGAGTTTCTCCGTCGATCGATGGTACGCTACTCAGGCGACGCTACCGGACGGCGGGTTTATTACCGTAGGCGGCCGCCACCAGTTCAGCTATGAATTCATCCCCAAGGCAGGGAAAACCAACCCCAAGGCCTTCCGCCTCCAGTTCCTCGTCGACACCACTGACAACGTTGAGAACAATCTCTACCCTTTCGTCCATCTCTCCACCGACGGCAACCTCTTCATCTTCGCCAACAACCGCGCCATCCTTCTCGACTACAAGAACGACAAGGTCGTTCGCAAGTTCCCTGTTCTCGCCGGAGGCTCCCGGAACTACCCCGCCTCCGGCATGTCCGCGCTGCTCCCCATTGCTTCGCCAGCGGTGGGCCGCAATGGCCCCGTCCCCGCGGAGGTCATCGTCTGCGGCGGTAGCACTAAGGACGCCTTCTCGAAGGCAGAGAAGGGCGTGTTCCAGCCGGCGGAGGCAAGCTGCGGACGGCTGGTCATCACCGATCGCAACGCCAAGTGGAAGATGGAGAAGATGCCGATTCCGCGCATTATGGGCGACATGCTCATCCTCCCCACCGCCGACTTGCTCATCATCAACGGCGCCAAGAAGGGGTGCTCCGCGTGGTGGTTCGCCCGCGAGCCGGCGCTGGAGCCGGTCCTCTACCGCCTCAGCGCGCCGAAGAAGAGAAGGTTCCAGGTGCTGGAGGGCAGCAACACGCCGCGAATGTACCACTCCAGCAGCGCCGTGCTGCCCGACACCAGCATCCTCGTCTCCGGCAGTAACCCCAACGACGGCTACAAGTACACCAAGGTGATGTTCCGGACTGAGGTGAGCGTGGAGAAGTTCTACCCGCCCTACTTCGACCCTCTGCTGGTGATGCACCGGCCGCGGATCGTGGAAGACTCGGTGCGCGGAATCAGCTACGGCCAGCCGTTCGACATGGAATTCTCCCTCTTCGACATGCTGGTGGTCGAGACGGACATCAGGGTGACCCTGTACGCGCCTCCCTTCACCACGCACGGCTTCTCTATGAATCAGAGGATGCTGGTGCTCAACGTCGAGCGCTTCTTCGTCAACGGTATCGGAAGGTACCGCTTGGTGGTGGCTGCGCCGCCGTCGGGTGTGTTTGCTCCCCCCGGGTACTACTTGTTGTTCGTGGTGAACCGCGGCGTGCCCAGCTATGGCGTCTGGGTGCAGGTCAACTAA
- the LOC121978816 gene encoding auxin-responsive protein IAA21-like isoform X1, with protein sequence MTPPMEHDYMGAKDTELRLGLPGSDGRLVDECATVGLTLGGTKRVFSDVIHGDSFSEVGDGAGGATKTPPPPLPPAAKTQIVGWPPIHSYRKNTIASNTSKNNDEDDADRKQGNECHYVKVSMDGAPYLRKVNLNMYSNYKELSLALEEMFTSFTIGQCGSNGMSARETITELLQGSEHVLTYEDKDGDWMLVGDVPWLMFADSCRRLRIMKGSDTVGIGKTPKAIGSKIRN encoded by the exons ATGACGCCGCCAATGGAGCACGACTACATGGGTGCTAAGGATACCGAGCTCCGGCTCGGCCTGCCTGGCTCCGACGGCCGGTTGGTCGACGAATGCGCCACCGTGGGCCTCACATTGGGCGGCACGAAAAGGGTTTTCTCCGATGTCATTCATGGGGATTCTTTCTCGGAGGTAGGGGACGGTGCCGGTGGAGCAACCAAAACGCCACCGCCGCCACTACCTCCTGCGGCGAA GACACAGATTGTTGGTTGGCCACCGATCCATAGTTACCGAAAAAATACAATCGCATCAAATACTTCAAAGAACAATGATGAAGATGATGCCGATAGGAAGCAAGGGAATGAATGCCACTATGTGAAGGTCAGCATGGATGGAGCTCCCTATTTGAGAAAAGTTAACCTTAATATGTACTCCAACTACAAGGAGCTGTCACTAGCACTGGAGGAGATGTTTACTAGCTTCACCATTG GCCAGTGTGGTTCAAATGGAATGAGTGCTAGAGAGACGATTACTGAGCTTCTTCAAGGATCTGAACATGTTCTTACCTACGAGGACAAGGATGGGGATTGGATGCTCGTTGGCGATGTTCCGTGGCT TATGTTTGCTGACTCCTGTAGGAGGCTGAGGATTATGAAAGGTTCAGATACAGTTGGAATTGGTAAAA CTCCAAAGGCCATCGGGTCCAAGATCAGGAACTAA
- the LOC121978816 gene encoding auxin-responsive protein IAA21-like isoform X2, with product MTPPMEHDYMGAKDTELRLGLPGSDGRLVDECATVGLTLGGTKRVFSDVIHGDSFSEVGDGAGGATKTPPPPLPPAAKTQIVGWPPIHSYRKNTIASNTSKNNDEDDADRKQGNECHYVKVSMDGAPYLRKVNLNMYSNYKELSLALEEMFTSFTIGQCGSNGMSARETITELLQGSEHVLTYEDKDGDWMLVGDVPWLMFADSCRRLRIMKGSDTVGIAPKAIGSKIRN from the exons ATGACGCCGCCAATGGAGCACGACTACATGGGTGCTAAGGATACCGAGCTCCGGCTCGGCCTGCCTGGCTCCGACGGCCGGTTGGTCGACGAATGCGCCACCGTGGGCCTCACATTGGGCGGCACGAAAAGGGTTTTCTCCGATGTCATTCATGGGGATTCTTTCTCGGAGGTAGGGGACGGTGCCGGTGGAGCAACCAAAACGCCACCGCCGCCACTACCTCCTGCGGCGAA GACACAGATTGTTGGTTGGCCACCGATCCATAGTTACCGAAAAAATACAATCGCATCAAATACTTCAAAGAACAATGATGAAGATGATGCCGATAGGAAGCAAGGGAATGAATGCCACTATGTGAAGGTCAGCATGGATGGAGCTCCCTATTTGAGAAAAGTTAACCTTAATATGTACTCCAACTACAAGGAGCTGTCACTAGCACTGGAGGAGATGTTTACTAGCTTCACCATTG GCCAGTGTGGTTCAAATGGAATGAGTGCTAGAGAGACGATTACTGAGCTTCTTCAAGGATCTGAACATGTTCTTACCTACGAGGACAAGGATGGGGATTGGATGCTCGTTGGCGATGTTCCGTGGCT TATGTTTGCTGACTCCTGTAGGAGGCTGAGGATTATGAAAGGTTCAGATACAGTTGGAATTG CTCCAAAGGCCATCGGGTCCAAGATCAGGAACTAA